A window of the Cystobacter fuscus genome harbors these coding sequences:
- a CDS encoding tetratricopeptide repeat protein yields MYNLLIALGVGLAITLGIKFAGFNIWAALVPGTLAFVGSYIWLGRRIGQKLQAIMAAVQRELQGQPTSQKEAQARIERAVKMLESGLVYDKWQFLVGAEVHSQIGMLKYMSKDLEGAQGHFARASPRNYLAKAMEGALFFQKKDSAAMKKSFEAAVVSGKKESVVWAVYAWCLLQNKDKDGALKVLGRAVEANPSDEKLKSSLSALQNDKKLKMKPYEPMWWQFGLETPPPQIMGGGGGRRVQFNPRR; encoded by the coding sequence ATGTACAACCTCCTCATCGCCCTGGGTGTGGGCCTCGCCATCACCTTGGGTATCAAGTTCGCCGGCTTCAACATCTGGGCGGCCCTCGTCCCGGGCACCCTCGCCTTCGTGGGCTCCTACATCTGGCTCGGCCGACGCATCGGGCAGAAGCTCCAGGCCATCATGGCCGCCGTGCAGCGCGAGCTCCAGGGCCAGCCCACCAGCCAGAAGGAAGCCCAGGCGCGCATCGAGCGGGCCGTCAAGATGCTCGAGTCCGGTCTCGTCTACGACAAGTGGCAGTTCCTCGTGGGCGCGGAGGTGCACTCCCAGATTGGAATGTTGAAGTACATGTCGAAGGACCTGGAGGGCGCCCAGGGGCACTTCGCCCGCGCGAGCCCGCGCAACTACCTGGCCAAGGCCATGGAGGGCGCCCTCTTCTTCCAGAAGAAGGACAGCGCCGCCATGAAGAAGTCCTTCGAGGCCGCGGTCGTCTCCGGCAAGAAGGAGTCCGTGGTGTGGGCCGTCTACGCCTGGTGCCTCCTGCAGAACAAGGACAAGGACGGCGCTCTCAAGGTGCTCGGGCGGGCGGTCGAGGCCAACCCCTCCGACGAAAAGCTCAAGAGCAGCTTGTCGGCCCTGCAGAACGACAAGAAATTGAAGATGAAGCCCTACGAGCCCATGTGGTGGCAGTTCGGGCTGGAGACCCCTCCTCCTCAGATCATGGGGGGTGGTGGCGGTCGGCGCGTGCAGTTCAATCCCCGACGCTGA
- a CDS encoding diguanylate cyclase, giving the protein MRQRDRHGERPLILVVEDDAGTRDSLTELLSARYHVLGASDGQSGVELARERHPDLILLDRFLESGEDGLAVLESLQHDRATESVPVIFLTGDSDEATLERCLELGAVDFVHKPASARELMARINRALRQSEQQQRLQAMAQTDALTGLANFRALSMRLDEEFKRSSRYDYPLSVVVIDLDHLKAINDGMGHEVGNRAILALANLLRTNLREVDFAARFGGDEFVALLPHQTAAEAAVLAERIRTGLRTVKVTRSDGRPAPFGLSVSVGIADHSPAQPRACTDELLRAADAALYEAKREGRDRVVVYGASDLASPKAAQRH; this is encoded by the coding sequence ATGCGGCAGCGCGACCGACACGGAGAGAGGCCCCTGATCCTGGTCGTGGAGGATGATGCGGGCACCCGTGACAGCCTGACGGAGTTGCTCTCGGCCCGCTACCACGTCCTGGGCGCCAGTGATGGCCAGTCCGGAGTGGAGCTCGCCCGGGAGCGGCACCCGGATCTCATCCTCCTGGATCGCTTCCTGGAGAGCGGCGAGGACGGTCTGGCCGTGCTCGAGTCGCTCCAGCACGACCGCGCCACCGAGTCCGTGCCCGTCATCTTCCTCACCGGGGACTCGGACGAGGCCACGCTCGAGCGCTGCCTGGAGCTGGGCGCGGTGGACTTCGTGCACAAGCCGGCGAGCGCGCGCGAGCTGATGGCCCGCATCAACCGGGCGCTGCGCCAGAGCGAGCAGCAGCAGCGGCTGCAGGCCATGGCCCAGACGGACGCGCTCACGGGCCTGGCCAACTTCCGCGCGCTGTCCATGCGGCTGGACGAGGAGTTCAAGCGCTCGAGCCGCTACGACTACCCGCTGTCCGTGGTGGTCATCGACTTGGATCACCTCAAGGCCATCAACGACGGCATGGGCCATGAGGTGGGCAACCGCGCCATCCTGGCGCTCGCCAACCTCCTGCGCACCAACCTGCGCGAGGTGGACTTCGCGGCGCGCTTCGGCGGCGACGAGTTCGTGGCGCTCCTGCCCCACCAGACGGCCGCCGAGGCGGCGGTGCTCGCCGAGCGCATCCGCACGGGCCTGCGCACGGTGAAGGTGACGCGCAGCGATGGGCGGCCCGCCCCCTTCGGGTTGAGCGTGAGCGTGGGCATCGCGGATCACTCCCCCGCCCAGCCGCGCGCGTGCACCGACGAGTTGCTGAGGGCCGCGGACGCGGCGCTCTACGAAGCCAAGCGCGAGGGCCGGGATCGCGTGGTGGTGTACGGCGCCTCGGATCTGGCGTCCCCCAAGGCAGCACAACGGCACTGA
- a CDS encoding response regulator, which produces MSGSRLASGSRVAIVGGGIAGAGLAASLIFNGRARGCALDVRVYESTDPDSVAPPAILTPECRSRLAALGARVPQEWRVHELRGVELLSHGQREVMPASAGGLWVVDAWPQGQGGLALVREALAGTATSQGARFVPRRVERVEHLPSAPDAPAVVRKNGPLVVRAQGSGERFHAVALATGAGASLGDSFFPGFQPAPSVAAVQARLRLPSPRMGPPPLARLWMSPLPSVDGLVLLPGAHSVYALAYGPAVTPADLCQALMMAARDGLVEEGFELLALETTRLPYGPGRSLVAPGQLVVGAAAFGHPLQVGLSDTLASCSRAAVALLDAGLEAPALERRYVRDGLGDLLDDAAAGARAVTWLRRAGRRAPQAFLTARHRVAAAGTVGSGVLGLPAPSPQVLLSVARWAGIRETMSSWVRTAVEPLPTTIPTMEPDLYYIVDDDPDQREAMTQLLESTGAHVVAFADELALFCAVARRPPTAILLDVVLHWVDGLRLCEGLKQHPLTRDTRVVVMSGMNRPHVRQRALDAGAEAFLPKPVDPERLLRQLMGLVPPTSSAPTEAPLDSAGETGRYAS; this is translated from the coding sequence ATGAGCGGCAGCAGGCTGGCGAGCGGATCACGGGTGGCCATCGTCGGCGGGGGGATCGCCGGAGCGGGACTCGCCGCTTCGCTGATCTTCAACGGACGGGCCCGTGGGTGCGCGCTCGATGTGCGCGTGTACGAGAGCACGGATCCGGACTCCGTGGCTCCCCCCGCCATCCTCACGCCCGAGTGCCGCTCGCGCCTGGCCGCGCTCGGCGCCCGCGTGCCCCAGGAGTGGCGCGTCCATGAGTTGCGCGGCGTGGAGCTGCTCTCCCATGGCCAGCGCGAGGTGATGCCCGCGTCGGCTGGTGGCCTGTGGGTGGTGGATGCGTGGCCGCAGGGCCAGGGCGGACTGGCGCTGGTGCGCGAGGCGCTCGCGGGCACGGCCACCTCCCAGGGCGCGCGCTTCGTGCCCCGGCGCGTGGAGCGCGTGGAGCACCTGCCCTCGGCGCCGGATGCTCCCGCGGTGGTGCGCAAGAATGGTCCCCTCGTGGTGCGCGCCCAGGGCAGTGGCGAGCGCTTCCACGCGGTGGCCCTCGCCACGGGCGCGGGCGCGTCGCTCGGCGACTCCTTCTTCCCGGGCTTCCAGCCCGCTCCGTCCGTGGCCGCCGTGCAGGCACGCCTGCGCCTGCCCTCGCCCCGCATGGGCCCTCCGCCGCTCGCCCGGCTGTGGATGTCTCCCCTGCCCTCCGTGGATGGGCTCGTGCTCCTGCCGGGCGCCCACTCGGTGTACGCGCTCGCCTATGGCCCCGCGGTGACGCCGGCGGACCTGTGCCAGGCCTTGATGATGGCCGCGCGCGACGGGCTCGTGGAGGAGGGCTTCGAGCTGCTCGCCCTGGAGACCACGCGCCTGCCCTACGGGCCGGGCCGCTCGCTGGTGGCACCCGGACAGCTCGTGGTGGGCGCGGCCGCGTTCGGCCACCCGCTCCAGGTGGGCCTGTCGGACACCCTCGCCTCGTGCAGCCGCGCCGCCGTGGCCCTGCTGGACGCGGGCCTGGAGGCCCCCGCCCTGGAGCGCCGGTACGTGCGCGACGGCCTGGGGGATCTGCTGGATGACGCGGCCGCGGGCGCACGCGCCGTGACGTGGCTGCGCCGCGCGGGACGCCGCGCGCCCCAGGCCTTCCTCACCGCTCGTCACCGCGTCGCCGCGGCGGGCACCGTGGGCTCGGGTGTGCTGGGCCTCCCCGCCCCCTCTCCCCAGGTGCTGCTGTCCGTGGCGCGCTGGGCCGGCATCCGCGAGACGATGTCCTCCTGGGTCCGCACCGCCGTGGAGCCCCTGCCCACGACGATTCCCACGATGGAGCCGGACCTCTACTACATCGTGGACGACGATCCGGATCAACGCGAGGCCATGACGCAGCTGCTCGAGTCCACGGGCGCCCACGTGGTGGCCTTCGCCGACGAGCTGGCCCTGTTCTGCGCGGTGGCCCGGCGGCCTCCCACCGCCATCCTCCTGGACGTGGTGCTGCACTGGGTGGACGGACTGCGGCTGTGCGAGGGGCTCAAGCAACACCCGCTCACGCGTGACACGCGCGTGGTGGTCATGAGCGGAATGAACCGGCCCCACGTGCGCCAGCGCGCGCTCGACGCCGGCGCCGAGGCCTTCCTGCCCAAGCCCGTGGATCCCGAGCGCCTGTTGCGCCAGCTCATGGGCCTGGTGCCTCCCACCTCCTCCGCTCCCACCGAGGCGCCGCTCGACTCGGCCGGGGAGACGGGGCGCTACGCCTCCTGA